The following coding sequences are from one Alphaproteobacteria bacterium window:
- a CDS encoding thioredoxin domain-containing protein: protein MIPPHTARHTAPGTPSSSDAPAGGILPAENLLRHEASPYLLQHRDNPVHWRAWGPAALGEARASGKPILLSVGYAACHWCHVMAHESFEDPATAEVMNRHFVNIKVDREERPDLDQIHQQALSLLGEQGGWPLTLFLTAEAEPFFGGTYYPPQARWGRPGFRDVLEGIAHIHGQEPDKVQTNVAAIRQALHRINRPEPGAPLNADDRRRAADGLLAAMDLTNGGIGGAPKFPNVPQLLFLWREGRRSGEPALTNAVTRTLDALCQGGIYDHLAGGFARYATDDRWLVPHFEKMLYDNALLLELLAEAWAVTGSPLWRQRASETVAWLTREMSAPAVIVADGQRIDGGFTAALDADAGGREGAHAVWSLDEVRDVLAAAGRDHDLFARVYEVSAGGNWEGHTILHRRHEGGRRAGAGGGGRGDGELLDAASEAELALCREVLLQRRQTRVQPMRDHKVLADWNAMAIRALARAGAILDEPRWIARAEQAFAFVEAALQQDGGRRHSGACDMADVMAGGAEDGRWRVGPGAMLDDRAWLASAALALHQASGEADWLARAGTLADEALAHHADSDGACFIDDHDAGDLTPRPKNAFDNPNPSGNGVLMDTLARLFWLTGDGARRDQADAIGRAFAGEARRNGFAHATVLDASARTESLTQVVVAGPPGAAADGLVAAVRRHDGGDVAWLRVKPDEALPAGHPACGKTGGGKSGAAAAYVCHGPVCGLPLEDATALTDQLAQRHEQA, encoded by the coding sequence ATGATCCCGCCCCACACCGCGCGCCATACCGCGCCCGGCACCCCGTCTTCGTCCGACGCCCCTGCCGGCGGCATCCTGCCGGCGGAAAACCTGCTGCGTCACGAGGCCAGCCCCTACCTGTTGCAGCACAGGGACAATCCGGTGCACTGGCGGGCCTGGGGCCCGGCGGCGCTGGGCGAGGCGCGGGCCAGCGGCAAGCCGATCCTGCTGTCGGTCGGCTATGCGGCGTGTCACTGGTGCCATGTGATGGCCCACGAGAGCTTCGAAGACCCGGCGACGGCCGAGGTGATGAATCGCCACTTCGTCAATATCAAGGTGGACCGCGAGGAGCGGCCGGATCTGGACCAGATTCATCAGCAGGCCCTGTCCCTGCTGGGCGAGCAGGGCGGCTGGCCGCTGACCCTGTTCCTGACCGCTGAGGCGGAGCCCTTCTTCGGTGGCACCTATTATCCGCCGCAGGCACGCTGGGGCCGGCCGGGCTTCCGCGACGTGCTGGAAGGCATCGCCCACATTCACGGGCAGGAGCCCGACAAGGTGCAGACCAATGTGGCGGCGATCCGCCAGGCGCTGCACCGTATCAACCGGCCCGAGCCCGGTGCGCCGCTGAACGCGGACGACCGGCGGCGGGCGGCGGATGGATTGCTGGCGGCGATGGACCTGACCAATGGCGGCATCGGCGGCGCGCCAAAGTTTCCCAATGTGCCGCAGCTCCTGTTCCTGTGGCGCGAGGGGCGGCGGAGCGGCGAGCCGGCGCTGACCAACGCGGTGACGCGGACGCTGGACGCGCTGTGTCAGGGCGGCATTTATGACCATCTGGCCGGCGGCTTCGCCCGCTATGCCACGGACGACCGGTGGCTGGTGCCGCATTTCGAAAAGATGCTTTACGACAATGCGCTGCTGCTGGAACTGCTGGCCGAAGCCTGGGCGGTGACCGGGTCGCCCCTGTGGCGCCAGCGGGCGAGCGAGACCGTCGCCTGGCTGACGCGCGAAATGAGCGCGCCGGCGGTGATTGTGGCGGACGGTCAGCGGATCGATGGCGGCTTCACGGCGGCGCTGGACGCCGATGCGGGCGGCCGGGAGGGCGCCCATGCGGTGTGGAGCCTGGACGAGGTGCGTGACGTTCTCGCCGCCGCCGGCCGCGACCATGACCTGTTCGCCCGGGTCTATGAGGTAAGCGCCGGGGGCAACTGGGAAGGACACACCATTCTGCACAGACGACATGAAGGCGGGCGACGGGCGGGCGCCGGCGGCGGCGGCAGGGGTGACGGCGAATTGCTGGATGCGGCAAGCGAGGCGGAGCTGGCGCTCTGTCGCGAGGTTCTGCTGCAGCGACGGCAGACGCGGGTGCAGCCCATGCGCGACCACAAGGTGCTGGCCGACTGGAACGCCATGGCGATCCGCGCCCTGGCCCGGGCCGGCGCGATCCTGGACGAGCCGCGCTGGATCGCCCGGGCGGAACAAGCCTTCGCTTTCGTCGAGGCCGCCCTGCAGCAGGACGGTGGCCGGCGGCACAGCGGAGCCTGTGATATGGCGGACGTTATGGCGGGCGGGGCGGAGGACGGCCGCTGGCGGGTGGGGCCGGGCGCCATGCTGGACGACCGGGCCTGGCTGGCCAGCGCCGCCCTGGCGCTGCACCAGGCCAGCGGCGAGGCCGACTGGCTGGCGCGGGCCGGGACGCTGGCCGACGAGGCGCTGGCCCATCACGCCGACAGCGACGGCGCCTGTTTCATTGACGATCACGACGCCGGCGACCTGACGCCCAGACCCAAGAATGCCTTCGACAACCCCAACCCGTCCGGCAATGGGGTGCTGATGGATACGCTGGCGCGGCTGTTCTGGCTGACCGGTGATGGGGCGCGGCGCGACCAGGCCGACGCCATCGGCCGCGCCTTCGCCGGCGAGGCCCGGCGCAACGGTTTTGCCCACGCTACGGTGCTGGATGCCAGCGCCCGCACGGAAAGCCTGACTCAGGTGGTGGTGGCCGGACCACCGGGGGCGGCGGCCGACGGGCTGGTGGCGGCGGTGCGCCGCCATGACGGCGGCGATGTGGCGTGGCTGCGGGTCAAGCCGGACGAGGCGCTGCCGGCCGGCCACCCGGCCTGCGGCAAGACCGGCGGGGGCAAGAGCGGCGCAGCGGCGGCCTATGTGTGCCATGGCCCGGTGTGCGGCCTGCCGCTGGAGGATGCGACGGCTCTGACCGACCAATTGGCGCAAAGGCACGAGCAGGCCTAG
- a CDS encoding methylated-DNA--[protein]-cysteine S-methyltransferase codes for MSARATITRLSLTSPVGDLTITAEDTADGQVLTRLDWGYAADSRESPILSDARDQLNDYFAGRRHAFDLVLRPAGSAFRQAVWRTLGTIGWGQTRTYGQVAAALATAARAVGGACGANPLPIFIPCHRVLGADGALHGYSGEGGLATKAWLLQHEGAAWLDQPGLALTGGGRFTGEHHIRGAQT; via the coding sequence ATGAGCGCGCGCGCCACCATCACCCGTCTGTCCCTGACCAGCCCGGTCGGCGACCTGACCATAACCGCTGAGGACACGGCGGACGGCCAGGTCCTGACGCGGCTCGACTGGGGCTATGCGGCGGACAGCCGCGAGAGCCCGATCCTGAGCGATGCCCGCGACCAACTGAACGACTATTTCGCCGGCCGCCGGCACGCTTTCGACCTGGTGCTGCGGCCGGCCGGCAGCGCCTTTCGCCAGGCGGTGTGGCGGACGCTCGGCACAATCGGCTGGGGCCAAACACGGACCTATGGCCAGGTGGCGGCGGCGCTGGCCACCGCCGCGCGCGCGGTGGGCGGTGCGTGTGGCGCCAACCCCCTGCCGATCTTCATTCCCTGCCACCGGGTTCTGGGGGCGGACGGCGCACTGCACGGCTATTCCGGCGAGGGCGGTCTGGCCACCAAGGCGTGGCTGCTGCAGCACGAGGGGGCGGCGTGGCTGGATCAGCCGGGCCTGGCGCTGACCGGCGGCGGGCGGTTCACAGGCGAACACCACATAAGAGGAGCGCAAACATGA